Genomic window (Phaeodactylum tricornutum CCAP 1055/1 chromosome 3, complete sequence):
GATGGTTCCACGAAGCTCTCGATCAATTGTAGACCGTGTCATACTTGAAATGCTTTCGACGTCAAGAACTGTTTCGTTGATTACGTCGACTGTAGGTTGAAGTTGCATGATCCCGAGGGTGGCCAAAAGAAGGGCGAATGTTATATAAATAACACCCGCAACCATGAAGCAAATCCGAGCCACCTTGTGCGTACGAAGATCGCCTGCTTCGTGACAATAAGTGTccgcttggtctttttcgataTTTTCCGACGACGCTTCTTCTGGCAGCGATAGCGAGAGTCTCTCGGGACCAGTCTCGCTTTGATTGAGCGAGTTTTTTGCGTACTCCTTGTCAGACATGTCGTCTAGTTCGCTTGTGTCTTGGTTGTTACCGAGTTTGGAGTCCTTGGAGagggcttcgtcttccgctTCATTGTCATTTGATTCCTTGTTAGCGCCGGCAGCTAGGTTCAGTTTAGCCGATTCCTGGCTCTCGGAATTGTCGCTCGAGTCGGCGTTCACATGTTTGGAAGTGTTGGAGGTGTTGCTTTCTTCAAGGAAGGACCCGCCTGCAAGGAATCCGAACCGCTTTTGCCCACGCCACCAGAATAGAATCAAGAGAGCAGACCAAAGAATAAAGACAGCCAGAATGACGACGGCAAGAAAGAGCATACCCATGGCGTAGTCCTTGACTTCGGCTGATTCGCTCGAAGCGAGAAGGGAGACATCTCGACTATGACTGAAGCGAGGAGTCTTGCTCATGACTTCTGCGGCCGACGCCTAAATTGGTACGTATATCGAAAGTCAACAACAGGTCTTGAGTGAGGCATGTAGACACGGAAAGTGATTGTATGAGGCTATCGACTAATGTAAGGCAGTAACTTACCGACTCGTAAATCTTATAGAACGAAGAGCTCATGCTTGCATTCGAAACTAGCTAGAGCAAAAgaatgaaaatgaatgaAGACAGCGGTGCTGGTTTATATCAATTCGAAAGGTTGGAATAATTTTCACATCACTAGCAGATACCTAGAGATTCTACGGGAAAATTTTGTCGGAAGGTTAAAAGTAAAATCGCGCTTTACAGTTATCTGTATGCGATGAGTTTCTGCGCACTCTCAACCTAGAATCATGCCATATTCGAAGGGAATGATGCTATGACTTTGATTAAGAATCGAGTAAGATTCCGATTACAACATTGAGAACAGGAATGACTTTATGGATAGCAGTAAGCTGCTCAAAATTCATCACAACACTTCGAAGACACTATAGAGAAATGCATACCAAGAGAACTTAAAAATTTGATTCTAAGGTAGTGATTGGCAAATTTATTGAATTGACATTCTCATCCGCATTGTAGTCGAATCCGACACATTGAAAGATTGGACAAATGACTAGCGATACTCCGTCTCAGAGACCTCGTCGAGAAACATAGGCTCCTGATGTTCAAAGAGCTCGTCAACTTCATTGGGACCCTCATTACCAGTGGCTGCGATCTTTCCTTGCCATGAACTATGGGTATCTAGCTCGGGACTACCACGAGAAGTGCCGTCGTTAGAGTGCACATACTCAGTCGTGCGGTACGACGCCCGCAGAGTGATCATAATCATTCCAGTAACACCCATCACGAGAGCGCTCACAAAGATCCAAGTCAATGCCGAAACGGAAAGGTCACAACTACCCTCGTGCACGGCTTTAGTGTACAACGGAACCACCGCCTCACACGAGAGCGTATCTAAAACCTGAGACAACTGCTTAATCATATCTTGGACGACCTCCTGCATGGATGTAGTGAGGTCTAGAAGGACTGTAAAATCGCGTTCACAGGACAACGCCAAGACGTCCAAGGTGTTTTCTTCTCTCAATGAGACATCAagttcttccaaagcagTTTGAGTCGAGGGCTAACCAAGAGAGCAAAAATCGGACTAGTCAGTTGCCAGTACACCATACACACACTTGGAAATGAGCTGACGCTCATGGGTAAAGGTCTTTTGTTCGCACCAATTTCTTCACGTACCAAATCAAGCAAGACACCCTCCACGTCGGCGAAAGGATTGACTGTGTCTCTGCATTGGGAGACAAAGTGTTCTACCATTTGATACACGTATTCGCCGCTTTGGTAATCAGATTCCTCCAACACTCTCAAGATAACCGTTTGGGGATCGTTTGTGGAACCACCCTGTACAGACATGAGCGATCATAGCAGGAGAAACAATAGCCATGCCGCTTCAGTGAGACATCCAAGCGATCTTCTTCGTTACAGGGTATGTACACAAGAAACGTACCGGTAAGCAAAAGTCGGCATTTACGGTTGCGGCTATCCCCATGCCAACCGCCGCGATAACGGCAGTCAGTGTCAAAAGAACAAGTGCGGGAAACACAAACCAGGTCACAGCATTTTGAAGAAACCGACGCTCAACACCCAACCATGCTTGAATACATCCTGCCATGAGTATTCCTGGTATCGCAATACACGGGATCGTCACCATCGCGATTTTCCAACCTGCAATGTCAATATCTTCTGTTGTCTTCTTTACACTAGAAGTTCCGTCATCGATTGTGTTCAAAGCTGACTCAGCATCATCCAATGAGCTTGCCGAGAAATCATTCAGCTTAgtgatggcattttgtgaCTGGCTAAGAATATCTTGCGCCAGTTCGGAACCCCTCACCTCGGGGTCGGCGGGACAAAAGCGGTCTTGACTTACTTCAAAATCCATGCGACTACGAATCACATTGGCCGAGTCGATGGTTCCACGAAGCTCTCGATCAATTGTAGACCGTGTCATACTTGAAATGCTTTCGACGTCAAGAACTGTTTCGTTGATTACGTCGACTGTAGGTTGAAGTTGCATGATCCCGAGGGTGGCCAAAAGAAGGGCGAATGTTATATAAATAACACCCGCAACCATGAAGCAAATCCGAGCCACCTTGTGCGTACGAAGATCGCCTGCTTCGTGACAATAAGTGTccgcttggtctttttcgataTTTTCCGACGACGCTTCTTCTGGCAGCGATAGCGAGAGTCTCTCGGGACCAGTCTCGCTTTGATTGAGCGAGTTTTTTGCGTACTCCTTGTCAGACATGTCGTCTAGTTCGCTTGTGTCTTGGTTGTTACCGAGTTTGGAGTCCTTGGAGagggcttcgtcttccgctTCATTGTCATTTGATTCCTTGTTAGCGCCGGCAGCTAGGTTCAGTTTAGCCGATTCCTGGCTCTCGGAATTGTCGCTCGAGTCGGCGTTCACATGTTTGGAAGTGTTGGAGGTGTTGCTTTCTTCAAGGAAGGACCCGCCTGCAAGGAATCCGAACCGCTCTTGCCCACGCCACCAGAATAGAATCAAGAGAGCGGACCAAAGAATAAAGACAGCCAGAATGACGACGGCAAGAAAGAGCATACCCATGGCGTAGTCCTTGACTTCGGCTGATTCGCTCGAAGCGAGAAGGGAGACATCTCGACTATGACTGAAGCGAGGAGTCTTGCTCATGACTTCTGCGGCCGACGCCTAAATTGGTACGTATATCGAAAGTCAACAACAGGTCTTGAGTGAGGCATGGAGACACGGATAATGACAGTCCAAGGCCTACGGTCAATGGTGTAACTTACCGACTCGTAAATCTTATAGAACGAAGAGCTCATCCCTTTTTCGAGACTTGTACAGTGGTATGAAGTGTTGCTTCGATAGCTCCAATCTGCGAATAATATTTTTGCAATCTCTTTTCTTGTGAAAGCCGTAGTTTTTGCTTTGACCGAAAGGGAAAATTGTTACAACGATTGCCCTTCACTCTAGACATGTTGCATTTCTGCGCACTCTCAAAAATCGAGAATGCCTTCTCTGACAAGGACTTTGCCGGCCGTCTCACTGAGTTATCTGAATACTTACAGTTGTGTATAAATCCTGTTGCTACATTGAGAATTAGAATGACTTTACATTTAGTGTATTCAGCAATCGATCAGTATCAATGGGGCTTTATTTTGTCCGCTCTTAGATTAAGAGAGAGGTACAACTTGCCCGAAAAATCCACTTTCGTGCCATGAGAAGCCACTGTTTGCCGTTTTACCTTCTCATGCGAAGGATTTTGTGTCCCACAATGACTAAAAATGAAAACAGGACATGATGTTTCTGACTTTTATAGTGGAGATCGTACTTGATACTGTAATGAAAATGGTCCTCATTGTCAGAATAAGTCTAGGCGTAAGTGAATATTGCAGATATAGGTATGTCCCGGATGACAACACATTCAAATTTCCATTCGCGCAGGAATGTTTCAAATAAGGTTACTTACTGCTTGGGCCCTGTTCCAAATGCAGGTtcttctcacagtcaatggaaCAGTTTTGAGATTGCCTGCATCACTTCCAGTCAAAAACTTGATTGAGAACTTGGTAAGAGCATGAGATAGCAGCCAGATACGATTCTCAAGAAGTAGGTATACCATTCGGGAAAAGCCGACAATTATTTCCGCAGTGGATAGTCGCTGCGATTGCGAAGGTCATTCACAATGGAAGCTAGCCAATCGACTATGCTCGCGTGTGGACCATGTCCACAGGTGAGATGctacctaacagtaaattgttGGTACAAACCCAAAAGGAAGACGCAAAAATTCATCGGCTAATGTAATGTCAGAATTAATCTCGCTTTTCGTCTTTCGACCTATCCAACGTTGTCATGTATTGGACAAACGTATCCAATTTAAATTGAAAACACCTCCACAAAGAATCTTTTCAGCGAAAGATCGATTTGACTTCATTTCTTCCTGCGCAACTTGGTTTCACGAATCTTACTTGAAAGTTGAAACTCTATTATAAATGACATTAGGAAATCTGACCGCAGCAGAGTTTATGTTGACTTGTTAAAATTTGAAAGAGTGAATCTCCGCAATATTTCGTTTTTTCTTTGACAGTTATTTCTctgttcactgtcagttcaTAGCAAAATTAAAAGGGTGTGACATATATGACGCAAATGTATCGTATCTAAATCATGATTACTATATGGGTGCGATATGCAGAACCGTTTTCTGCGCCTATTTTTTTTTCGTGAGTGCGAAAGTGTTTGAATCCGTCCACGTCTGCTTCGCCGGACCAGGCCACACAACTTGATGGATGTTGCTATTCAGGCACTGGCTGCACCCATTCTTACAATTAATCAGCCCCGTCCTCCTGCTGTAACTCAGAACGTATATGAGTCATCTATACAACGCAGAGCCCGTCACAATGGACGCGTACCTGCAGGTGAGAAATATCGTTGGCTCGCCTCTGTGGACTTCCAATGCCAACGGACTTCCCGAACACTCGCAGCCAGTCCCAGAGCTGCgacgctcacagtcagtcgcCATCACATCAGCTGCTCCGAGGAAAAACCCTATAGGATCCCAAGTCACCAACAATCGGCCGTGTTCTTACGCTTCCACTTTCTGTTTATAGAATTTGGCAGTATCACGAATTCACAATGTACCAAGGTAAACCCATATTCGGCGCTCCGCTGCTCGTGTCTTCCATCGAAGTCGTACCTCATCTAAACATCGATTTCGACGTATTCAGGTTCGGTCATTCCAGTAGCGTCGCTATGTTGTCAACAGGTAATCCTGGCGACAGAACAGACTACATGCGTGGAGTAAGTATGAACGAGCTCCTATCGGTTCGTTGAGACTCGACAGAACAGTATGTCTCCGAGTTCTGTCACTCACAGACAACACTAATTGCAGATAACAGCCTTTTCTATTTTTCTCTGCATTCTGACGATTTGTTGGGGGGTCACTCTCTTAGTACTCAAACTCCACTTCGGACCCGGCCGTGTCGGATGTGCGGCTAGCGGCGGACCTATCGACGCTCCAGCGCTGCGCAAGCAAGGTGTATCAAGGAGGCAGCGAAAGCAACGCATCGTCCGAGCCTGGCGAACACAAGCGACATTTATGACATTATCCATGATGATTCCATTGTTTTCGGCGCTTCTTGTGAATCACGGGTTGCGGACTTTTATAGAAAGCTTGCATGATGTGACCCAATTCAATGATGATGTCGATTCGCTGGCGTATCGTGGAATTGAGATTATTCATTCGCTGGATGGTATCGCTCGAAATCTGCAAGCAGACGAATTTTTAAATGATATGCGTTCCGACTTTGGCACTAGCTGTCCTGATTCCGATAGTACAAATATGACGATACAGTCTTTGGGCTTCGAAACGCTTCGAGAAGTCATTGTTGATGGAGCAGATCGAATTGAATCTTTACTCCAAAACAGCTTGTATCGGTTGTCGGACGCTCTTTCACGCATCGTATCTGAGACACAAGCAGTCGACGATACCATAACTTCTGTTTATCAGTTCGGTTGGATATTCAAACTCTTTCTTGTTCTCGTCAACGTGATCaaccttttcctttggatTGGCGTCGTCTTGAGCAAGGTCGGTGTTGAGTTTCATGGCTATCAAGTGATCCTATCGTGGGCTATCCTACCGGCGTTCGGACTATGTATCCTAGCCACTGTGAGTGCAGCCGGCACCTTTCTGGCTATAGCTTTGTTCAATGCTGGTACGTTCCTTGTTCTCCTTCTCGCAGAATATTTGATGATCCCCGCGCTTACAAAAGCCACTTGGCCTACAGATTTTTGTGCCGGAGGACCATCTCCAGGAAGCCCGCACGGCACATTTCGCAGTTTAGTTCAAGCACAAGGCTTCCACGAAACAAGTCTACCATATCGATCATTAGAATATTTTCTAGGGGTGAGTCTGTTGATTGAAAAAGAACCACTGTATTAAGATTCGTCCTGGCAAGTCTCATTCATTCGCTTAATATTTGCGTCAAAGGAGTGCCAAGGTGAAAATCCTCTTGAATTTGTGTCGGTGCTACGGCAAGAAATTAACGACGCGGGAGCTGAGGTTCTAAATTTCGTATCagtattcacagtcaaccacgATAACATCACAGAGTCAAACGCTGTATGTGGACATGATGTTTCCAAGATTTCTATTTCTTTAAGTTCTCTTGGTGACTCGCTGATGAATACAGCAGGATACTTGGAAGCAAGCATGAAATTGACTGACTGTTCAAGTGTCAAACCCGTTATTGCACAGTTGCAAACAGGGTCCACATGTACGGAATCTGTGGACGGTCTGGCTTGGATATTTGGCGGACTACTTGCACTTTGGTTTATTTGTCTCATGATGTTTTCTACACGAGCGGCTCTCTACAACCCAGTGTACAAAGCGAAgcgtcggcttcgtcgagaaAGGGAATTCGAAGAGTATCGCGTATGGATGGCTCAATTCTACGAAGACACCGAGGAATGGATGATTGATCCAGTAAAGAAATACTTGATGGCAACTCCCCATCCGGAAACATTCGATACCGATGAAACATCCAGGTCTTCAGAGCTATCCAAGAAGTCGGATTCAAGTTCTACTAACTCAAGTCATCTTTGCGACAGTCAAATCTACAACAAGGCAGAAACTCTGTGCCAAACACCATCGCATAAAAAATATTCTGAACAAATCATGATGACACCGCTGGCAAAGGCTGCTGTTGCGGCCGGACTAGTTGCCGCTGAAGCTGCTGCAAAACGGGCACTGAATGGCGATACGGGAGAGGACGATGAAAGTTGTGCGTCTTCGGAATCTTCAGATTCTTTTGATCAACCGAGCGTTGTGTCCAATATATCAGTGCTGGTTGACCGTTTCTTCAGTGTTCGACGAAATAGAACTCTCTCGACTTCTATAGACAATCCAAGACTCGTAAATCCCTCCAACACTAGCTCGCAAAATGCGAAAACGGATTATCCTCTCCCTTCTAATCTGCTTGGAGCCTTGGACATGAGTTTTCAGACCAACGAGGGAGATGATGATATCTTGGCTAGGGAACCACCGACACCATCACCCGCTCGATCACAATCCCGTGGGCCCACGGCTCCGATAAAGCTACTAAAAAGCCTCGGACGCACCCAAGGAGGCTCCAAGTTGGAACAAAGAGACTAGAGTACGGCAAACAAACTTGTTTGCGTCGACCTTTCGATTTGTAGTATATAAACTGTTTTAAAAGATTACAATGTAAACGCGTTATTCTCGTCTACTTATTCACCTGTTCCTTAAGCACGACAAGTTCCATGTAAAAGCGCAATAGCTTGTGTATCATCAGCTGATACAAACTCTGCAGTGATTTTTCGACTCTCTCCCTAGAGTCGAGCTACCTACCCTACCTGTCATCGTCAGATATCGatgacttacagttacttttAATCGAGGAACATGTATCCGAATCACGAGCAAACAGCCCAGAGTTCAGCAATGAGTCAACTCTCTTCGTGTTTCTCTTGAGATAAGTCTGCTCTCTTCTAGTTTCTCTTGAGAACAATCTACCACACGTGCTCGAGTGTGAATGAAGTGCGTTCTGGACTGATTCCGTTTTAAATTTCTTTCATAGGTCAACATGGTGATTTCAATCCAGAAACGGCCTTTTCCTCGGGATAGTGTGATAACAGTTCGGCCTAACTGCggcctaactgtaaatgtaaacACTGGAAATTATATATGACTCTTGTCTCGATGTTCTTTACGGAAAGTGGTTTCTTCCACGACTGTGCTTGTAGCTCATCTCGAGGCCGCTTTAAATGCGGTATTTTGGGCCCAAATCCCGCAAATAAGCGCAAATAAGATTCTGGAAAAACCGCGAATAAGACTGAAAACAGTAGACAAGATTGATTTTCCTTGAACCAACAATAGTGGAATTCTCGTGAAGACCGTACAAAATCTACACAATCTCGCTCCAACACAGCTTGTTTCAACAGTGTGGGGctcttcttctctttcaGTGAACCTGCACTCGCAGTGGACTCCGTTGTGTTTGGCGGTCTAGTTGATGTCAGGCGCCCGGATTGACATTGACATTTGCTCTGGGACGCGTTTGGCCGCAACGTTTGTGTTGGACCAATCGGATCCGTTGTGGGTAGCTTCGCCACTGTGGGTGTCTTTCTTGGCCAACACTTTGCTGCTGCCCTTTTTGTTGCCTCTAGATAGGGAGCAGATTGATGCCATCTTGGCCACTGAACCAGCAGAGAAAGTCGGTCGCTTCATAATAACACACCAAAATTCCTTGATGGATTTGGTATGTGGGTAATTGAGACCCTTGAAGAATTGGAGCAGGAGAATACAGATGAGCTTTCTTGTCTGTATGCTAGCGTAGGCCACCTTTTACTTGAGGCAGGGGAGGGCCTGGTGCACCTATTTACAATGCAGATGGGAAATGATGCAGAGCTCCCACCTGTGCTCCCATATAAACTTGCCGAAATTGACATGCAAGGGTTTGTTAAGAGCattcaaaagaaacaaacaagATTGCAACAAGAGTTCTCAGAGTAGGATATAGATCTACTCAGTCAACAGTTTGGTGCATTTCTCTGGGCATATTGGGAAGAGCCATTACTCCAACAAGCAATACTGCACACACAGAAGGAGAGTATGGGCTTCTCAGAGAGCTGGGTGGTAATCAATGGACAATTTCCCATCCCCTTGTTCAGCAGTTCTGTGGAGGCTTGGCTTCTGGCTTCCCCAACACAGCATCAGTTGAATCAGATTTCTCAGCCATCAACTGGGAAAAAATTAAAATCGACAAGACATCACAGATTTCTGGCTTGAAGGCATCATGCATTGCAAACAGAATCAACATCTGAAAGCCCTTTCAGCTCGCATTTTGGAGTAAACTACCTTCCACAAAAAACTAAGAAAAAACATTG
Coding sequences:
- a CDS encoding predicted protein gives rise to the protein MYQGKPIFGAPLLVSSIEVVPHLNIDFDVFRFGHSSSVAMLSTGNPGDRTDYMRGITAFSIFLCILTICWGVTLLVLKLHFGPGRVGCAASGGPIDAPALRKQGVSRRQRKQRIVRAWRTQATFMTLSMMIPLFSALLVNHGLRTFIESLHDVTQFNDDVDSLAYRGIEIIHSLDGIARNLQADEFLNDMRSDFGTSCPDSDSTNMTIQSLGFETLREVIVDGADRIESLLQNSLYRLSDALSRIVSETQAVDDTITSVYQFGWIFKLFLVLVNVINLFLWIGVVLSKVGVEFHGYQVILSWAILPAFGLCILATVSAAGTFLAIALFNAEYLMIPALTKATWPTDFCAGGPSPGSPHGTFRSLVQAQGFHETNSSWQVSFIRLIFASKECQGENPLEFVSVLRQEINDAGAEVLNFVSVFTVNHDNITESNAVCGHDVSKISISLSSLGDSLMNTAGYLEASMKLTDCSSVKPVIAQLQTGSTCTESVDGLAWIFGGLLALWFICLMMFSTRAALYNPVYKAKRRLRREREFEEYRVWMAQFYEDTEEWMIDPVKKYLMATPHPETFDTDETSRSSELSKKSDSSSTNSSHLCDSQIYNKAETLCQTPSHKKYSEQIMMTPLAKAAVAAGLVAAEAAAKRALNGDTGEDDESCASSESSDSFDQPSVVSNISVLVDRFFSVRRNRTLSTSIDNPRLVNPSNTSSQNAKTDYPLPSNLLGALDMSFQTNEGDDDILAREPPTPSPARSQSRGPTAPIKLLKSLGRTQGGSKLEQRD